The Nocardioides humi genome includes a region encoding these proteins:
- the hisI gene encoding phosphoribosyl-AMP cyclohydrolase, producing MTSSLDPAIADRLKRTPDGLVPAIVQQHDTGEVLMLAWMDDEALHRTLTTGRATYWSRSRQEYWVKGETSGNPQLVEEVRLDCDGDTLLVKVDQVGVACHTGARTCFDDGVLGA from the coding sequence GTGACCTCCTCCCTCGACCCCGCCATCGCCGACCGCCTCAAGCGCACCCCCGACGGACTGGTGCCCGCGATCGTGCAGCAGCACGACACCGGCGAGGTGCTGATGCTCGCGTGGATGGACGACGAGGCGCTGCACCGCACCCTCACGACCGGCCGGGCGACGTACTGGAGCCGGTCGCGGCAGGAGTACTGGGTCAAGGGGGAGACCTCCGGCAACCCCCAGCTGGTCGAGGAGGTCCGCCTCGACTGCGACGGCGACACCCTCCTCGTCAAGGTCGACCAGGTCGGGGTGGCCTGCCACACCGGTGCCCGCACCTGCTTCGACGACGGGGTGCTCGGTGCCTGA